The following DNA comes from Sander lucioperca isolate FBNREF2018 chromosome 2, SLUC_FBN_1.2, whole genome shotgun sequence.
TATGTGACAGGCTGAATTATAAAACATGAACATGTTGGTCCTTAACTTACCACCCCTACTGTACCATTCTCTGttttatgttactgcagctgtTTAGTTGGATTAAATGTGTGTTAAaactattcatttttttattcatttttgagTTCAGCTACTCTTCAAGCAACACTGTAGGGGACAAACTGCTAAAGGAGTACATGGCAGCAGACTCAGTGCTTATCACATTAGTATGGGAGCTTCTTTAATGCCATCCTGGatgtgcatgcaaacacatcTGTTATTGAGTATTTAACTACAAAAAGTAATGTTTTCAAACAATCTCCTTGCACTATCTCTTTTACTTCCCTTCCCCCTCAGATGCCCAGTGGGAGACTGTTCCATGCTGCTGCTGTGATTCAAGATGCCATGTACATCTTTGGAGGAACTGTGGACAACAATGTGCGCAGTGGGGAGATGTACCGATTCCAGGTTAGTGTCAACCAAAACCATTGTTAATATTTACAAGCTCCTGCATCATTTGGACACTGTGGTCAAAAGCCTTCCCTGTCTAAAGAAAATATTATGGACTCTGTGTACTTAAACTGTCAATCTTGTTTGGACAGTAGTTTTAATAGTTATGTATTTCCTCACAGTTTTCCTGCTACCCAAAGTGTACACTCCATGAGGACTATGGCAAACTGTGGGAGAATCGTCAGTTCTGTGATGTGGAGTTTATTCTGGGCGAGGTGGGTTTGTATTACCGGAAGGCTATGCCTCTGCTGATTTGAAATTACAAGGTGACATTCACATTATCCAACTAAAATGATTTCTCCATCTGTTTGACTCCTTGTTGTGTTGTctacagagggaggagagagtcTTGGGGCATATTGCCATAGTGACTGCAAGATGTCAGTGGCTGCGGAAGAAAATCCTGCAGGCTTGGGATAGGCAGCGACAGGTCAGACACGCAGCAAGTACACTTAGTTTCCTCTGAACAAGGGAAGACAGTCACTGTTGTCAGATGATATTTATTTACACATTTGATAATCGGGCAGATGCATTtgtaattaatttaaataaaattgagTGAAATTATGCTAGCTACTAAATGATTATCAAATTCCCAGAGGATCTATGCTCTTATCACAATACTGATATTGTATTGAAGCAAATCAAGTGTCACATGTTAAAGTTTTACATAatcttctgtctctgtgtgcagaAGACTAAACAAGACAGTTGCGAGGAAAGTGACGAAGGGGCAGCTGGAGGCCCGAGGGATATCCCAGCAAGCAACAGGCCGATGCTAGAGGTATCCATCAGGGAAGCGGAGGCCCAGCCTTTTGAAGTCTTAATGCAGTTCCTCTACACGGACAAGATCCAGTACCCACGCAGAGGTACCTCTCTCCTCATGGTTGCCCTGTTTATCACTCATTAGATTCCAACTGCAGTAATCCCCAAGAGAGACAAGAAAAACTGATAATTCTTCCTTTCTTTGCTTGTCTCCAAAGGCCATGTCCAGGATGTTCTTCTAATTATGGATGTATACAAACTGGCCCTTAGTTTTCAGCTTTCCCGCCTCGAGCAGCTGTGTGTGCAGTACATTGAGGCTTCTGTCGACCTGCAGAATGTTCTCAGTGTTTGTGAAAATGCCAATAAGCTGCAACTGGACCAGCTCAAGGTACGTCTGGTTAAGTGTCATTTTTACTGCCCTCCAGTGGTTAAAGTTCATATTGTTTTCAGCACAATACATGTTATACTTTCAATCAAAAGAGGTCAGTAAAATAATCATCTAATCTTATGCTAACCATTTTTCTCTTCCTCTAGGAACATTGCCTTAATTTTGTGGTGAAGGAGTCACACTTTAACCAGGTGATCATGACGAAGGAGTTTGAACGTCTGTCCACCCCACTGATTGTGGAGATTGTGCGACGAAAGCAGCAACCTCCTCTCCGGTTGTACTCAGACCAGCCTGTGGACATCGGGACCTCCCTGGTCCAGGACATGAAGGCGTACCTGGAGGGAGGCGGCTTGGAGTTCTGCGACATTGTCCTGCTGTTAGACGGACAACCACGGCCAGCTCATAAAGCCATACTGGCAGCCCGATCCAGGTAGGGACAACACCAGTTTCATGATCCGCTTCGTGCACATGCAGCAGCTAGAGCATGTTATCAGACCCCTGGCTTTTTGTACATTCTTTGTTTATTCGTGGGAAGCACACATTGTAGCTCTACAATTGAATATGCTTCAACAAAAGTTGCTGCTTACTgccaaaagagagaaaaacacattatCTCAAGTAGGTTTAACTCTCAAAGGCAACAATGTGCCATGTCCATTTGAAGGCATTTTCATAACTGTTAGGCCTTTGCTgtcatttgtatttgtgttgtgatcCAAGGTTTAATAATAATTACCTTTCATATTTATAGTAATTTTATGAAAAATATTTTACTCTATACTTTATTTTATGCTTCagtataaatgtatttttttgttatattttttttttttaaagaaaaaaagaaaaggaggttagaaagtaaaagaaatgtattttgcatCATGTTCAAACATTTCAGAcctaattttttttcttatcattGCAGTTCATTTCAGTTAAGTGATTTGTCTGACACTttttaacatttatatttttaccCCTCAGTTACTTTGAGGCGATGTTCCGCTCCTTCATGCCCGTGGATGGTCAGGTTAATATCTCCATCGGTGAGATGGTTCCAAGTAAGCAGGCCTTTGAGTCGATGCTGCGTTATATCTACTATGGCGACGTTAACATGCCTCCAGAGGATTCCCTGTATCCTTCTCAAATTTAGACTGCTTTATATTCATTCACCAGATTAAGTCTTTCCCAGGCAGAGCCCACCGTAATGACAACATTGAAAACATCTTAacattttttctttacaaatttaatgaaaataaattataaaggAGGCCACATCCTTTGAAATGGGAACTTGTGGAGATCAGATGGGATGAGAGAGTCGTAACCACAATGACTGAGTGTGATAAGCTGAAAAACCTGTCGATGAAggcaaacacgcacacacaaaaaatactgCTCTTATTTCTTCTGTTGAGCCCTAACTTATTGTGGCAAAATTTATTGAGTTTTATTTCTACAGAGAAGTTGAGGAATTTTGTACAGTCAATACCTGTGAGTGGCCCACCATACCAGAAGTATAGGTTTAGGCATAAGGTAAAAACATATGTTAGGTATACACCTTGAAATAGATatatattaaaggtcccatggcatgaacatttcactttatgaggttttttttaacattaatatgagttccctatgatcccccagtggctagaaatggcgataggtgtaaaccgagccctgggtatcctgctctgcctttgagaaaatgaaagctcagatgggccgatctggaatcttgctccttatgagctcataaggcaAGTGCATggcaccccccccacccctctccaccttgcccctctcttcctcaataacatttaaagctacagacacagaaatggcacatatactaaggaaagctcattgtgggactgggtctagtggctgtaattctgcaccaaggctgaatttcaggaaggagacttcagatacagtattaggggaccactaaggcctatataaaagcatccaaagagcaccatgtcataggacctttttaAGGTATACATTTGTAAATGGTTTTCTTTTAGAATGCAAGGTGTTTGAGGTAAACAAAGGATTTGCTATGGGGTAAAAATAATTTTCTTGGATCCataaaaaccatagactgttaatattaatattagtaACAGCGCTACAGTCAGCATCCAGCAGCCATTATTGGAACTGCACTTGTGTGTTGGACTTTATTCAGCCATTGCGGTCACCTCTTGCACAAGATACTATGCAAGGAACAACGtatacattttgtatttctttcatTAGCATCATAACTGTCTTCCTGTCCAGTTGGTTATGGGTTACATTTAATGAGCAAATACTCTGCTCTCTTATTCACATGAAGGTTCTGTGCAAAGTTCAAATCACAAACTTTTTCACTGGAATGTTTCACTTCCTTAACCTGTGATAAACAGCTATCTGTTTGCTGCACCATATTACTACGGGTTTTCAAACAACAGACTGCAGGCTTACTGCAAGCAGAATCTGGAGATGAATGTCACTGTGGAAAATGTCTTGCAGGTATTTATGTTTTCCCCAAGCTGGGGGGGAGCAGTGACCTAATTTGACAACGTTGTCCCATACTTGAAGGCATTTTCTTATGCAGAGTGAATCATTTACTCACTCCTTTCTCCCTCAATACTTCAGATTCTGGAGGCAGCTGATAAGACCCAGGCTCTGGACATGAAGAAGCACTGCCTGCACATTATTGTCCACCAGTTCATTAAGGTGGGTGGGCTTGTATCCGGAGCCCTGGGGGTTTGCTGCCCAATCACTGCAGCTGAGCTAACCCTGTAGGCTTGTCTTCTTTGCGGGAGACTGACACCGTTGGCCTCCAAGTGGATCACCCTTCATCTTCTACGTAGAGAGGAGACTGTTTACAGCCCGGCCGGCTGAACAAGCACATCATCACATAGCGATGAGGGTCATAGTGCCACTCTGAATATTGTTTGTTATTcaagcaaacagcgaagcactCAATTCTCACCCTGCTTCACTGCAGTGTTAGCTATTGTTAATGTTTCTGCTTCTTTctgtttatctttattttttgtgcATGAGCAATCAAGTGCTGCTTATTCCTCATTTCACTCTGTTTGACTCATTGTCTTGTCTTGATTTATGGCTCATTTTTTCCCCCATGTTTTGCTCTCCTCCCCTCCCAAAGGTATCCAAGCTCCCCAACCTGCGGTCTCTCAGccagctgctgctgttggaCATCATTGAGTCTCTAGCTACACACATATCAGACAAACAGTGTGCTGAGATGGGCTCCGACATTTAAGAGGACGCCAAGAGCCGGGctcttttctctcacagaaGCCATACATCTCTGCTCCGCCTACTTCTAGTCATTCCCTCGTCGCTAACGTGcagttcttttcttcttttttttaattttttttttttaaagattatattttgggcatttttagaccttttattgacaggaaagctgaagaaatgaaaggggggaatgacatgcagcaaagggccgcaggtcggagtcgaacccgggcccgctgcgtcgaggagtaaacctctatatatgggcgcccgctctaccaactgagctatccgggcgcccggtTCTTTTCTTTATGTTGGCCCTCGCATGTCTTGACCCACAAACAGTAGAAGGCTTTCACACAGTATCAAATTGTTCTCACTCTGTATCTCAATGAGGAGTGAAATCATGGAAGAAACCGGATTCTAGCTCGGTTACAATTTGTTAAATGGTCTAAAATTCCCTTTTATGTTAAgtttgtgatttatttattttgattacaGAATTAAAACTTTTGCGAGGTTTTATTCTGCTCAGTATTGctgctgcatttttttaatacatgtagATATGCAGTGGACTGTAATAACTCATACTTGTGACACTATAGAACGTTTCAAGTGTGGCGATCAGCTGTTATCTGCTCAGATACATTCTAAGTCATCTAAATGCAACTTGAATGAAGTATACTATTACATGGATTATTTATCTATAAAACTGTATTCATCACTTGCAGTATTCTCAGCTCTTACTCAGTTAACAAGCCTGGATTAAATGTAAGGAATCGAAATCATATGAAAATAATTAGAATGTATGTCCGTCTTAAagctctttgtttttgtttaatgttATTGTCACTGGTACACATCTTTGTAACACGTATCATCTCTTACCATTACTAACAGACTATCCATACAATAGCAATGTGTATTTAGTGACATCAGTATGCTGTTATTGAATATTTCCCCATACGGGTTTCATGTATTTAAAGCCTTAATAAATCTTATACAAAATGAGTCCTGCTATACGGAGTCTCTGTGGCCCCTCTGCACCCTGGACCCCTGTAAAATACAGAGCCAGTGGAGGCTGAACTCACTTGATACCCACTCAAAAGTCTCATTTTCTTGGTTCCAATATCCCCCTTTGCTGTCTGTTGTGAGTAAAATACCTTATGTAATTAATGTTTTTGCACAACCATCCTTTGGCAGTTataaattaaaagtaaagtgTGCCAAACGTTTCCTATAGAAGCTCAGTATTCATATTAAATGATGCTTTGACCTACAGGCCTCTACTGGACCCTCTGACCTAACTTACCTTTAAGATGCCTTAAATGATACGCTCACCCaaacaaagagcagatacaTGGCGAGCTACATTGTATCTCCTTAGGCTATACTACAGTACAGTTGCTGGCCCCACTGGCTTGAGTTTCATCTAAAAGCCGTGGCCGACTCTACTCCAGCTGTCATCTAGCTGTGTGCTATATGTTATAATAGGCTTGGATTAAAACCGATGTCTAAAAGTAAGCAATTTACAGATATATGTTTTAAAAATCAAACTGATGCAGTTTCTCCCAGAAGTCTCACAGTGGAGTATTcacaaatatttttatatgGCTGATTTGCACAAATCTGAAATTCTTTCACAGACCTTTGCCATAAACTAAAGCCATTGTAATACATACATAATGTGAAAAAGCTGAAGGTTAATCCTTGACCTTTCATCAAATTAGCCACGTCCTTCAGGGGTTTCAGTTTCCACAGATCTATGGATGATAAGGTCAGACAAAGCTCCTTGGTTTGAGAGGGAGAATGCCTTTGGCTTCTGCAAGGTTTTGCACTTTTGATTGTGATTAACTCAAGTAAGCTAAATTAGAGTTGAACAGGTTAATTCGATTAAATAAATTGCAActtctttttaaaaatacttGTCCTTATACAATAGTCGATCAGGCCAGAAAGATGGTCAGGCCAACCCTAAACATTTAAACTACATTAAGtataatttgaataaaatgGAGAGATTGTAAGAAAATGTTGCATTCTGTAAATGATTGAGGGTTTAgaccattttattttgaagttatATAGTACATTTTGCTCATGGGATTGAGAAATAAACGTTGACCTAAATTCTGAGGCGGTAGATTGAATTTTCTGTTAGCTGCCAGTTGTACTGTGAGATCTGTAAGGACCCTCAGTGGAATTCACAAAGTGTTGGACTCTTTTGGACTCTGTTGTAAGTACCCTTGCAGTGAGCACAAAGTGCTATTCATAGTCCAGATACTTGAGACACTTGGCAAATTGAAAGCTCGTCCTTTGATTTTCTTAGAGTGTAAatgtcctcactaaaataatggCGAAGTCTCATCAGTGACGTCAGTAAAAACATCAACTCATCTGAAATAATCACAACTTCTGAATTTTACACAAACAGGCCACTATAGTAATTCCTGGAGTAGCTTttaattcttcttcttttttgtacCTCCAATGCCCAGCTTGCTCATGTTTCATTCATTTAAGTTCACTTACGCGCACACAGCCCAGACTCCCGCTGGACATATTTGGTTTCATCTAAAAACAGACTTCATTGTTCACTGCAATGATATGGAACACAAACAGTATGTCTGTTGTCATGCCACAGTCCCGGATTATCTCCCACTTATCAGGTGCATTTTATTAAGGAGGCTGAATAAGTGGGCTGGCCCCGTTGGTCCTGTTAGCAGGTGGGGCGGGCcacagagccactctggatctctCAATTTGTTACATAGACCTGCACACTTGAGCAGGAATCACAGCACAGTGTGTATGTGCAGAGGCAGAAGATGGTTTTTCTAACAACTAAAATGATGCAAAGGACTgcactttttgtgacatttggGGGTTTGGTCACATCTCTGATCACCACCTTCCTTCCACTATGGAAGACAATGAACTCTGACCTGAACGAGGTGGAGAACTGGTTCTCTGGATTGTGGCACACTTGCCTCTACACCGAGGAGGTGGGAGTTCAGTGTAAGGCCTACGAGTCCATCATGGGGCTGCCTATGGACCTGCAGATCTCCAGGGTGCTCATGTCAGTGTCTATTGCCACTGGAGGGTTGGGTCTGCTGGCTGCCTTCCCAGGACTGGAGGGGGTTGAGATGTGTGGGGGGCAGCCTGTCCTGAAGAGACGGCTCCTCATCCTCGGCGGGGTGCTGTCCTGGGTGTCGGGGCTCACTACCCTGGCTCCCGTCTCTCTTGTGGCCTACACAACTGTGGTGGACTTCTGGGACGAGGGTTTTCCTGATGTGATGCCACGCTGGGAGTATGGAGAGGCAATGTTCTCTGGATGGTTTGGAGGTTTGGCTCTGGTCGTCGGAGGGACTCTCTTCTTTGTAGCTGTGTGCATGGGGGACTACGACCAGAGGCCACCAAGTGTGCCAAACAGCCCGCAGGCGAAGCACAGGACAAAGCACTACCTGAAGACAGAGGTTTTATAGATTGCATATGCACATTCATATACTTCATATGGAGGTCTGTCAGCCTGTAGAGTGATGACATAATGACATTACTTGTTAAATACTTAAATACTACAGTAGCTCTATTTGTATGACAAAGACAGGAATACAATTTCTGACTGAAGTAAcattaaagctacatttgtttaatttgttaatgTCTAAGTCAAATTGTAGACTACATCTTTTCTGTAATCTCTGTTTCTGGTTAACTATGAGATTGTCATCAGGTTTTGACAACTATTAAAGTAATGTTACATAAGAAACTGCAGTAGTTGTTATTCCTTTGAAGTCTACAGAGTCTGGAAAGATATAGGAAGGCTTTATTTCCCAGTAGACAGGCACCTATATAGTGTACATAAAacttttctttaaaatattaaagaaagaataataataactcAAAAATAACCTGTTCAATTTTTTGTTAAAACTAGCTGTGGTGCCATGTTAATGTATTTCAGACCAGTTAAGTCTGATTATCAGGCCACTGACTCCCAAATTGATTGACTTTTAATTGAAGGAGATCTGACACTCCAGACTGTAGTATATCAGTAATGCTCGAAAAACAGGCTTCAAGTGAGAAAACTATAGTTTTTGCACATATAGGCTGCATATAGGCCTACTAACTCTTTTATGTACACCGGTGGCCTATATGATTAGCctacattacatacatatatgtgaaCATGTACTTGTGATTTAGAGTAGCATTTGTAATGATTTCTTTCtgttgattttgattttagagGTACGTTTGAAGAGTAAAATCTGGTTAAACTTTCGTCACTGTAGCTTTTAAGTGATGAATAGGCACCTGAGCAATGGAGCAAGTGGAGCAAATGCATCCCTATTATTTAATTAGGGGGAGCAAAGTTATAGTTTTGCTGCATCccattttttgtctttaaaaaaaataagcttATCATCAGTCCCTGCAATCAGGTGGTTATATTTAAGCAGCCTACATCAATAATCACTATTTGCAGCAACTAACAAAAAACAgtgactaataaaaaaaaaacaaaaaaaaaaacacatttttagacCACCCTTTGAGTTGGTTCAGTCTAACCCGTCACTGATGATCGCTTGCCACAGCATGCTTTGGCTGTCAATCACAGTCTGTCAATCCCCACGAGTCCGCTGAGACTGTTTACAAAGGTAAGAAACATGCCATTTAGCTTAACTGCGATCATGGACTGAAAATAGAACATAGTAAAGGGGTGAAGTTAGTTTAATGTTTGACCATTGCTGGTTTTCGAGGCTGTTACCTTCAATAGCTCCGCGTCAATGCGTCGATTTCCCCCAGTTTTAGGATATGTTGGAGAGCTTATTTAGGCAGACGTTTCACAGTTTTGATCAGCTTAAAATCACCAAAAATGACAATGTCTATCCAACGTCACTATGTAGTTAGGGACCGTCATAAAATTGCAATACGACACATTTCAATCTttgatagctttttttttttttttttttttacataaatgtcTCAAACCACTGCCAAGTGTCACCCCTTGAACATGTCACACTTGTGagtttgtaaaaagaaaaattaaaaaatactcAGCAAATTATGGTTATCAGTagcctaaccattgcctaaaaTATGCACATTTCAAGCATGCCATAGCCAGTGACGAGGTCACCGAGGTCCAGATCTCTGTAATTATTTCCTTAAAAGGAAACCACTTCAGTTATTAATGAGCTATCTGTGCCGGAGCCACACACCTACCTGCAGCGCAAGTTGAAGTTAGCTAACCTTGCCACACAGCCCACCTAACGTTAACTCGCTGATGGGACAGTGATTTGGCTGTGGAAATGGGACTTTTAAAGTGTAACATGGCTAATATTTTGCATTAGCCCTGttgatttaattatttattataaaaaataatataaaatatgttattgtttttgtattattatttatttactattttggGATCTAATGTAGACTGCAGGTGGCTGTTTCTTTAGGCTGTTACTTTAGGGTCCTTAAGAAGTAAAATAGTTAAAATacatcccccccccacccccctccagaTCCCCAGTTTGCTCCCCCATTTTAAAACATAACAAGGCACCCAAGACGTCATGAGTACCCAAAATATAGCAAAAATAACAGTAACTTAGTAGGAAAAAAAAGTTCTTAGAACATATACATAAAGATATATAGGCTAACAGTACACTAAATACCTTCTCTTCAGCCCCAGGAGCAGGAGTGAATAGTTTAACAGTAGTTGCATTCcagtgctgcagctcctctgtgttAAATTTTGTTTCAGGGAGGGGGAATTTGGCACCGCCAGCTCCCAGTCCTTAATAGACTATTTGGCTTTGGTATACTGTTGTACATTGTGATAATTATAAGTGATTTGGACATGTTTTGTCAGTTTCTTGGACATCACAACAAATCATGAAATGGTACAGAATAAATTACTGAGATCAGTTTGAATGAAGCTGTGTTGTGAATAACATGCCAATTTGCTTAAATGACACTCTGTTTAGATCTACAGTCAGGTTGAATCTACCCTAATAACAGCTGACAATAATGTTTTGGCAGGccatgattttatattttagccTATGAATAATTAATTTCACTCACACTCTCGCCTCTCTTAATATGGGTTTTTGGATGCTGCAGTTCTCTCTGGCCCCTGCAGAAGAGAGTCCTTGTGTAATTGAATTAAACTGAGTGATATATCAGTGCCTTTCTGTGAGACCCTGTTCAGTCCTCTTGTTGTACATGCCGCCTGCCCTGGCTTCCtttccattattttttacatgtgCTTGAACACACGTAGAGAGTAACACAAACATACTGACACTGGAGCACATGTGCACGTGTCAGCTGTCagcacactgtagaaatacaaTCACTCCATGTGGCCAGTAGAAATCCCATCTGATAAATCTCAATTGTTATTATCGATTGATGATTAATTAAATGGTGGTAATTGATGGTAATTAAATATCAATTACAACCAGttatctttttttcatttaaacacaTTAGAAAACAACATAAGGGTTGTTAATTTAGAATCCGAAACATCATCCTGGGTCTATGCTGCCATCATTTCCATAGAAATGAATCTGAAATTATCGGGTGAATGACCTTGTCCCAGCAGTGATTTAAAGGGGAGGCACAGTTCCTCCCACAGTGGGAGCATAAGGAATGGAAATATCTTGGGAGCTCTATAAGACTCAGTATACCTTTTTAATCCTGCTCCACCCAACCCCCCTGACTGAAACTGGAATTTACTGCACCAACTGCACTTTAactctttctccctctgcaGCACACACTGAAAGAAGTGcagcacacacatactgtaagatCT
Coding sequences within:
- the si:dkey-98f17.3 gene encoding putative claudin-24, which translates into the protein MVFLTTKMMQRTALFVTFGGLVTSLITTFLPLWKTMNSDLNEVENWFSGLWHTCLYTEEVGVQCKAYESIMGLPMDLQISRVLMSVSIATGGLGLLAAFPGLEGVEMCGGQPVLKRRLLILGGVLSWVSGLTTLAPVSLVAYTTVVDFWDEGFPDVMPRWEYGEAMFSGWFGGLALVVGGTLFFVAVCMGDYDQRPPSVPNSPQAKHRTKHYLKTEVL
- the lztr1 gene encoding leucine-zipper-like transcriptional regulator 1 isoform X2, which produces MSCKSTKVAPSVDFDHSCSDSVEYLTLNFGPFETVHRWRRLPPCDEFVGARRSKHTVVAYRDAIYVFGGDNGKNMLNDLLRFDVKDCSWCRAFTTGTPPAPRYHHSAVVYGSSMFVFGGYTGDIYSNSNLKNKNDLFEYKFATGQWTEWKVEGSLPVARSAHGATVYSDKLWIFAGYDGNARLNDMWTINLQDREHACWEEIEQSGEIPPSCCNFPVAVCRDKMFVFSGQSGAKITNNLFQFEFKGHMWTRIPTEHLLRGSPPPPQRRYGHTMVAFDRQLYVFGGAADNTLPNELHCYDVDSQSWEVIHPSMDSEMPSGRLFHAAAVIQDAMYIFGGTVDNNVRSGEMYRFQFSCYPKCTLHEDYGKLWENRQFCDVEFILGEREERVLGHIAIVTARCQWLRKKILQAWDRQRQTKQDSCEESDEGAAGGPRDIPASNRPMLEVSIREAEAQPFEVLMQFLYTDKIQYPRRGHVQDVLLIMDVYKLALSFQLSRLEQLCVQYIEASVDLQNVLSVCENANKLQLDQLKEHCLNFVVKESHFNQVIMTKEFERLSTPLIVEIVRRKQQPPLRLYSDQPVDIGTSLVQDMKAYLEGGGLEFCDIVLLLDGQPRPAHKAILAARSSYFEAMFRSFMPVDGQVNISIGEMVPSKQAFESMLRYIYYGDVNMPPEDSLYLFAAPYYYGFSNNRLQAYCKQNLEMNVTVENVLQILEAADKTQALDMKKHCLHIIVHQFIKVSKLPNLRSLSQLLLLDIIESLATHISDKQCAEMGSDI
- the lztr1 gene encoding leucine-zipper-like transcriptional regulator 1 isoform X1 — its product is MSCKSTKVAPSVDFDHSCSDSVEYLTLNFGPFETVHRWRRLPPCDEFVGARRSKHTVVAYRDAIYVFGGDNGKNMLNDLLRFDVKDCSWCRAFTTGTPPAPRYHHSAVVYGSSMFVFGGYTGDIYSNSNLKNKNDLFEYKFATGQWTEWKVEGSLPVARSAHGATVYSDKLWIFAGYDGNARLNDMWTINLQDREHACWEEIEQSGEIPPSCCNFPVAVCRDKMFVFSGQSGAKITNNLFQFEFKGHMWTRIPTEHLLRGSPPPPQRRYGHTMVAFDRQLYVFGGAADNTLPNELHCYDVDSQSWEVIHPSMDSEMPSGRLFHAAAVIQDAMYIFGGTVDNNVRSGEMYRFQFSCYPKCTLHEDYGKLWENRQFCDVEFILGEREERVLGHIAIVTARCQWLRKKILQAWDRQRQKTKQDSCEESDEGAAGGPRDIPASNRPMLEVSIREAEAQPFEVLMQFLYTDKIQYPRRGHVQDVLLIMDVYKLALSFQLSRLEQLCVQYIEASVDLQNVLSVCENANKLQLDQLKEHCLNFVVKESHFNQVIMTKEFERLSTPLIVEIVRRKQQPPLRLYSDQPVDIGTSLVQDMKAYLEGGGLEFCDIVLLLDGQPRPAHKAILAARSSYFEAMFRSFMPVDGQVNISIGEMVPSKQAFESMLRYIYYGDVNMPPEDSLYLFAAPYYYGFSNNRLQAYCKQNLEMNVTVENVLQILEAADKTQALDMKKHCLHIIVHQFIKVSKLPNLRSLSQLLLLDIIESLATHISDKQCAEMGSDI
- the lztr1 gene encoding leucine-zipper-like transcriptional regulator 1 isoform X3; the protein is MSCKSTKVAPSVDFDHSCSDSVEYLTLNFGPFETVHRWRRLPPCDEFVGARRSKHTVVAYRDAIYVFGGDNGKNMLNDLLRFDVKDCSWCRAFTTGTPPAPRYHHSAVVYGSSMFVFGGYTGDIYSNSNLKNKNDLFEYKFATGQWTEWKVEGSLPVARSAHGATVYSDKLWIFAGYDGNARLNDMWTINLQDREHACWEEIEQSGEIPPSCCNFPVAVCRDKMFVFSGQSGAKITNNLFQFEFKGHMWTRIPTEHLLRGSPPPPQRRYGHTMVAFDRQLYVFGGAADNTLPNELHCYDVDSQSWEVIHPSMDSEMPSGRLFHAAAVIQDAMYIFGGTVDNNVRSGEMYRFQFSCYPKCTLHEDYGKLWENRQFCDVEFILGEREERVLGHIAIVTARCQWLRKKILQAWDRQRQKTKQDSCEESDEGAAGGPRDIPASNRPMLEVSIREAEAQPFEVLMQFLYTDKIQYPRRGHVQDVLLIMDVYKLALSFQLSRLEQLCVQYIEASVDLQNVLSVCENANKLQLDQLKEHCLNFVVKESHFNQVIMTKEFERLSTPLIVEIVRRKQQPPLRLYSDQPVDIGTSLVQDMKAYLEGGGLEFCDIVLLLDGQPRPAHKAILAARSRFWRQLIRPRLWT